One genomic segment of Vibrio fluvialis includes these proteins:
- a CDS encoding tautomerase family protein, producing MPYINVKVTDDGVTKEQKQAIIKGCTQLMVDILNKNPEKTFVVIDEVNTDNWGVGFDQVTELRR from the coding sequence ATGCCTTATATCAACGTAAAAGTCACCGATGATGGTGTGACCAAAGAACAAAAACAGGCGATCATCAAAGGTTGTACGCAACTGATGGTCGATATCCTGAATAAGAACCCGGAGAAGACTTTTGTGGTCATCGACGAGGTCAACACAGACAACTGGGGCGTCGGTTTTGATCAGGTAACGGAACTGCGCCGCTGA
- a CDS encoding LysR family transcriptional regulator: MDKLRAIELFVRLANLGSFTKVAEQTGTSKSMISKEISRLEADIGARLLHRSTRNVQLTPVGEGYLQRANDILAKLAEADSFAQDLQQNLRGKLKINAPMALGITDLSGLFADFMLAHPDLELDIHLGDEQMDLVEHGFDLGFRASSQPIDVNYVGKALTHFSYKVCASPGYLASHPNILMPKDLKEHNCFVYSYFQGKHVWPIEDGVAISGRLKVNSTMFMMEAIKRGLGIGFIPDFVAQSAIDSGEVVEILADSNKPQLTLYALYPARHHVPAKLALCIEFLQAWFANKSREVREGSA; the protein is encoded by the coding sequence ATGGATAAACTACGCGCTATTGAGCTCTTTGTGCGCTTAGCCAATCTGGGCAGTTTCACTAAGGTCGCTGAGCAGACTGGCACCTCAAAATCGATGATCAGCAAAGAGATTTCACGTTTAGAAGCGGATATTGGCGCGCGCTTACTGCATCGCTCCACCCGTAATGTTCAACTGACGCCCGTCGGAGAGGGCTATTTGCAGCGCGCGAATGACATTCTGGCAAAGCTCGCCGAAGCTGACAGTTTTGCGCAGGATTTACAACAAAACCTGCGTGGTAAGCTGAAGATCAATGCGCCGATGGCTCTGGGAATCACTGATTTATCCGGTTTGTTTGCCGATTTTATGTTGGCTCATCCCGACCTTGAGCTGGATATTCATCTGGGCGACGAACAGATGGATCTGGTCGAGCATGGCTTTGACTTGGGGTTTCGCGCGTCAAGCCAGCCGATTGATGTCAACTATGTTGGCAAAGCGCTCACTCATTTCAGTTACAAGGTGTGTGCTTCACCGGGCTATTTAGCCAGTCATCCCAACATTCTGATGCCCAAAGATCTGAAGGAGCACAACTGCTTCGTTTACAGCTATTTTCAAGGCAAACATGTCTGGCCGATAGAGGATGGCGTCGCCATCAGTGGCCGACTGAAAGTCAACAGCACGATGTTCATGATGGAAGCCATCAAACGAGGTCTTGGAATCGGGTTTATTCCGGACTTTGTCGCACAAAGCGCCATTGATAGCGGCGAGGTGGTGGAAATACTCGCGGATTCCAACAAGCCTCAACTGACGCTCTACGCGCTTTACCCAGCCAGGCATCATGTGCCCGCTAAGTTAGCGTTATGTATCGAGTTTTTACAGGCGTGGTTTGCGAATAAGAGCCGCGAAGTACGCGAAGGCAGCGCATAA
- a CDS encoding DUF805 domain-containing protein produces the protein MMNWYWQAWQLGLSFSGRATRQAYWMFFLVNLLVSLVLVALEINAGSPPWVEVAYSILSFLPLVAVTVRRLHDTGRSGWWSLVFFIPVIGVVVLLVLMAQRSESHRNRFDIEQ, from the coding sequence ATGATGAATTGGTATTGGCAGGCGTGGCAACTTGGGCTGAGTTTTTCCGGGCGAGCGACGCGTCAGGCGTACTGGATGTTCTTTTTGGTCAATCTGCTGGTCAGCCTTGTATTGGTGGCTCTGGAGATCAACGCCGGTTCGCCGCCGTGGGTGGAAGTGGCGTACAGCATACTCAGCTTTCTGCCGCTGGTGGCGGTGACGGTGCGCCGTTTGCACGACACCGGACGTTCTGGCTGGTGGAGTTTGGTGTTCTTTATTCCGGTGATTGGCGTGGTCGTGCTGTTGGTGCTGATGGCGCAGCGCAGCGAGTCGCACCGCAATCGCTTTGATATCGAGCAATAG
- a CDS encoding glutathione S-transferase family protein, translating to MYTLYYSPGTCAIATQVILLELGQDVKIVDRAHVADFAAITPIQAVPVLVDGEHTLTEGAAIILYLLTKHENTLLPSHSFARQNAIQNILFANATMHPAYSRLFFIAANIDDEAVKQSALNQAADAISTLWRYVESLLQTQPYLGGNAPSAADILLAVYATWGAYFPVDINIGPRSRHMIETVQTMPNFQRTIEAQRIESEKNKDK from the coding sequence ATGTACACACTCTATTATTCCCCTGGTACTTGCGCCATTGCGACACAAGTCATTTTGCTTGAGCTCGGACAGGACGTAAAAATTGTCGACAGAGCACACGTCGCTGATTTTGCCGCAATAACGCCAATTCAAGCGGTTCCGGTTCTGGTGGATGGAGAACATACGCTGACGGAAGGGGCGGCTATCATTCTGTATTTGTTAACCAAGCACGAAAACACCCTGCTTCCCAGCCACAGTTTTGCGCGCCAGAACGCGATTCAGAACATACTGTTTGCGAACGCTACGATGCACCCCGCCTACAGCCGACTGTTCTTTATCGCCGCGAATATCGATGATGAAGCCGTCAAGCAATCCGCGTTGAATCAGGCAGCCGATGCAATCAGCACTCTATGGCGCTATGTCGAAAGCCTGTTGCAGACCCAACCATACCTCGGCGGCAATGCCCCGAGCGCGGCCGATATTTTGCTCGCGGTCTACGCCACCTGGGGTGCGTATTTTCCGGTGGATATCAATATCGGGCCTCGTTCTCGTCATATGATTGAAACCGTGCAGACTATGCCGAACTTTCAGCGCACGATCGAAGCACAACGTATTGAATCCGAGAAAAACAAGGATAAATGA
- a CDS encoding MFS transporter — protein MTNPLRTFASLYSTTLLTVLASGLLTTYLGLRLSAMQVPEIWIGGMMSAYYAGLVAGSKIGHRLIARVGHIRAFVASAGIVTASALGHALVDQLTIWIVLRLIVGIGMMCQYMVLESWLNEQADNSQRGTVFASYMIVSYLALILGQGAISLYPDLGLEPLLLIAICFALCIVPIAITRRIHPAPLVPAPLHITYYWKKAPQALTTVAIGSMVVGSFYGLAPAYASNLGLAPEEVATYMTATILAGLLAQWPMGKLSDVISRSSLIRINCVLLVGLTLSIAFTPYHHFAALVMTFLFGILAFTLYPLATALANSRVEQSERVGLSATILLTFGLGASIGPLIASGVMQWLGNNMLYGFMGACGCVLFLTLQYINSQQKAEVQTTEDYIMATGDLVSSPLAAALDPRVDIESVQEQMTPTPDTDDEEMESESEEEEESKAEVA, from the coding sequence ATGACAAACCCTCTGCGTACTTTTGCCTCTTTGTACAGCACGACACTGCTGACTGTGCTGGCCAGCGGCCTGTTGACGACCTACCTCGGACTTCGCCTTTCAGCCATGCAAGTGCCTGAAATCTGGATTGGTGGCATGATGTCGGCATACTACGCGGGGCTGGTTGCTGGTTCTAAGATTGGTCACCGTTTGATTGCACGGGTAGGCCACATTCGTGCGTTCGTAGCCAGTGCCGGGATTGTCACCGCATCCGCTCTGGGCCATGCATTAGTTGATCAGCTCACCATTTGGATTGTGCTGCGGCTGATAGTCGGTATCGGCATGATGTGCCAATACATGGTGCTGGAAAGCTGGCTGAACGAGCAGGCAGACAACAGTCAACGGGGCACGGTGTTCGCCAGTTACATGATCGTGTCGTACCTTGCGTTGATTCTGGGCCAGGGCGCAATCAGTCTCTACCCCGATTTAGGTCTGGAACCGCTACTGCTGATCGCCATCTGTTTTGCGCTCTGCATTGTGCCGATTGCAATTACCCGGCGTATTCACCCGGCGCCATTGGTGCCCGCGCCGCTGCACATCACCTATTACTGGAAAAAAGCACCGCAAGCGCTTACTACGGTAGCGATTGGCAGCATGGTGGTCGGTTCGTTTTACGGCCTGGCACCAGCTTATGCCAGTAATCTTGGGCTGGCGCCGGAAGAGGTCGCCACCTACATGACCGCTACCATTTTAGCTGGCCTGCTTGCTCAGTGGCCGATGGGTAAACTTTCTGATGTCATCTCGCGCAGTAGCCTGATTCGCATCAACTGTGTGTTGCTGGTCGGGTTGACACTGAGTATCGCATTCACGCCTTACCATCACTTTGCGGCACTGGTGATGACATTTCTGTTTGGCATCTTAGCGTTCACCCTCTATCCGCTGGCTACTGCGCTGGCGAATTCTCGCGTCGAACAAAGTGAGCGAGTCGGTCTATCGGCGACTATCCTGCTGACCTTTGGTTTGGGAGCCAGTATCGGCCCGCTGATTGCTTCAGGCGTGATGCAATGGCTGGGCAATAATATGCTGTATGGCTTTATGGGAGCGTGTGGTTGTGTGCTGTTCTTGACGCTGCAATACATCAACTCACAGCAAAAAGCCGAAGTGCAAACCACCGAAGATTACATCATGGCGACGGGCGATTTAGTCTCTTCGCCACTGGCGGCAGCGCTCGACCCACGGGTTGATATTGAATCAGTACAAGAGCAGATGACGCCAACTCCGGACACTGACGATGAAGAGATGGAATCTGAATCTGAAGAGGAAGAAGAGAGTAAGGCAGAAGTGGCGTAA
- a CDS encoding nuclear transport factor 2 family protein gives MMPTTFNGNDDRQQIIAIINHYFDGLHRGDAALLGRIFHPDVCLKAPGVRRSMTEWLNDVSERKSPEQLSLAFNFKIESLDIVKDQAMAKIHCPLFSFDYIDFLGLLKEDGQWRIVSKMYTDVSVEVEKP, from the coding sequence ATGATGCCCACGACGTTTAACGGCAATGATGATCGCCAGCAGATCATCGCCATCATCAACCACTATTTTGACGGGCTACACCGAGGTGATGCCGCACTGCTTGGGCGCATTTTTCACCCGGACGTGTGCCTGAAAGCCCCCGGCGTTCGACGCAGCATGACTGAGTGGCTAAACGATGTGTCGGAGCGAAAAAGCCCTGAGCAGTTGAGCCTCGCATTTAACTTTAAGATTGAGTCGCTCGATATCGTCAAAGATCAAGCGATGGCGAAAATTCATTGTCCGTTGTTTAGCTTTGATTACATCGACTTTTTGGGGCTTCTGAAGGAAGACGGACAGTGGCGCATCGTCAGCAAAATGTACACCGACGTGTCAGTTGAGGTTGAGAAACCTTAA
- a CDS encoding glutathione S-transferase family protein, producing MSKLSIHYFDFPGGRAEPARIALRYAGIDFEDVRFSPKELAERAKAYPLGKVPVMDVEGHRVTQSNAINRYVGKLTGLYPNDPIQALLCDEALDAAEELTAKVAETFSLQGEELKAAREKLCATVFPAYLTFFSKKLAQAGDYFADNRLTIADLRVMMLLRHLCSGALDHVPADLVDKHAPKTARLSATSQPTRSVCQRTRVINGSVPLSHYLNGLPSIT from the coding sequence ATGAGCAAACTATCTATTCACTATTTTGATTTTCCCGGTGGACGAGCGGAACCCGCACGCATTGCATTACGTTATGCTGGCATCGATTTCGAGGATGTGCGTTTTTCACCCAAAGAGTTGGCTGAAAGGGCGAAGGCTTACCCGCTAGGCAAAGTGCCGGTGATGGACGTTGAAGGCCATCGGGTAACTCAATCCAACGCAATCAACCGCTATGTGGGCAAATTGACGGGCTTATACCCGAATGACCCCATTCAAGCGCTGCTGTGCGATGAAGCATTGGACGCGGCAGAAGAACTCACCGCGAAGGTTGCAGAAACATTTTCTTTGCAAGGCGAAGAACTGAAAGCCGCGCGAGAAAAGTTATGCGCTACGGTCTTTCCGGCGTATCTGACCTTCTTTTCAAAGAAACTAGCTCAAGCGGGTGACTACTTTGCGGACAATCGTCTCACGATCGCCGATCTTAGAGTAATGATGTTGCTTCGCCACCTTTGTTCCGGTGCGCTCGATCATGTTCCTGCGGATTTGGTCGACAAACACGCCCCCAAAACTGCAAGACTATCTGCAACGAGTCAGCCAACACGAAGTGTTTGTCAAAGGACACGCGTCATAAATGGCTCAGTTCCACTCTCACATTATCTCAACGGGTTGCCATCAATCACGTGA
- a CDS encoding helix-turn-helix domain-containing protein, with the protein MDLDFEIFKPQGLLAGQIQAIWSVSVAPETEQTVRRQLLSDAGTGVTFILQQQVQMDNEWQAPGVVLLPVSTLAHQVGLPPGAVVAGVRFHPAVGYQLFGERLETPLRIAGDHPLAESAQTVFLALQSARSPAARITTLYRWCHALIAQYEPQDVGHIIHRQPETLSQRQRERQFQKWLGITPKQYQRIVRVKQTLEQLRAQPHVSLADLALEQGFADQAHMTRECKQIARITPKQFIRQRRP; encoded by the coding sequence TTGGATTTAGATTTTGAGATTTTCAAACCGCAGGGATTATTAGCCGGCCAGATTCAGGCAATCTGGTCGGTTTCTGTTGCGCCTGAAACCGAGCAAACCGTGCGCAGGCAACTCCTCAGCGATGCAGGCACGGGCGTGACCTTCATTTTGCAACAGCAGGTGCAAATGGACAACGAATGGCAGGCGCCGGGTGTGGTGTTGCTGCCGGTCAGCACCTTGGCCCATCAGGTTGGCTTGCCACCGGGAGCCGTGGTGGCGGGGGTACGCTTTCATCCAGCGGTAGGCTATCAGCTGTTTGGTGAACGGTTGGAGACGCCGCTGCGTATTGCTGGCGACCACCCACTTGCCGAATCCGCACAGACCGTCTTTTTAGCGCTGCAAAGCGCGCGTTCTCCGGCCGCCAGAATTACTACGTTATATCGTTGGTGCCACGCGTTGATCGCGCAGTATGAGCCGCAGGATGTGGGGCATATCATTCATCGCCAGCCCGAGACGCTCAGTCAGCGTCAGCGCGAACGCCAGTTTCAGAAATGGCTGGGGATCACGCCGAAACAGTATCAACGCATCGTGCGGGTGAAACAGACCTTGGAGCAACTGCGCGCGCAGCCTCATGTGTCGCTCGCCGATTTAGCGCTCGAACAGGGCTTTGCCGATCAGGCCCATATGACGCGCGAGTGCAAACAGATTGCCCGCATCACGCCCAAACAATTTATCCGCCAGCGCAGGCCCTGA
- a CDS encoding PaaI family thioesterase: protein MTKALESHAMCAVCSPAEHNPYSLGVALACDERGQVSGHFTVCSRHQGYRGKLHGGIASSLLDAAMTHCLLYQGIEALTAQLDVRFHRPIVVGEQVVISAHCDTVRRGIYLLTAQLHVDGELRVSASGKFLQEKVRTS from the coding sequence ATGACCAAGGCGTTAGAATCGCACGCAATGTGCGCGGTGTGCTCGCCAGCCGAGCACAATCCTTATTCATTGGGCGTGGCTTTGGCTTGCGACGAACGCGGGCAAGTGAGTGGTCACTTTACCGTCTGTTCTCGTCATCAGGGGTATCGGGGAAAGCTGCATGGTGGGATTGCCAGTTCGCTGCTGGATGCCGCGATGACGCACTGTTTGTTATATCAAGGCATCGAAGCGTTAACGGCGCAGTTGGACGTGCGCTTTCATCGCCCGATTGTTGTAGGGGAACAGGTGGTGATTTCGGCGCACTGCGATACGGTGCGCCGAGGAATTTACCTGCTGACCGCACAGCTGCACGTTGACGGTGAGCTGCGGGTCAGCGCCAGCGGCAAATTTCTCCAAGAGAAAGTGAGAACGAGCTAG
- a CDS encoding helix-turn-helix domain-containing protein, which yields MIAIPLPFVVSLLLLMLAIVLWVKSDAATKPASLFTALCALTTAIVGLRWTLDIALFRMLQPVCAALVPMAAWHCFRRAHQSGRLARLHWLGPLVIAAGSLSYPYWHAPLDLMLTALYIGYGIALLLASRNEAPRVRLSDMEWVRYAERIAGCMLLFSACIDGALTLDFALYEGRHAMYVLAVGYTLLLPTLALAVVMVAQSTLHVAEEEPQASAPDSVVEQSDNSAMSDEHAQAILTRLDALMNEKQAFLDPDLTLDRLARKLTIPARQISMAVNQIHGRNISKILNEYRIEYAKQRLLRSDESITQVYLNSGFQTKSNFNREFSRVTGLTPSGFRKSVN from the coding sequence ATGATCGCCATTCCCCTGCCCTTTGTTGTCTCATTGCTGCTGTTGATGTTGGCGATCGTGTTGTGGGTCAAATCCGATGCGGCGACCAAACCCGCCAGCCTGTTTACCGCGCTCTGCGCCTTAACCACGGCCATTGTCGGCCTGCGCTGGACACTGGATATTGCACTGTTTCGCATGTTGCAGCCGGTGTGTGCCGCGCTGGTGCCGATGGCGGCCTGGCACTGTTTTCGCCGCGCCCACCAATCCGGAAGGCTCGCGCGCCTGCATTGGCTCGGGCCACTGGTGATTGCCGCCGGGTCGCTGAGCTATCCGTATTGGCATGCGCCACTGGATTTGATGCTGACGGCGCTGTATATCGGTTACGGTATCGCGCTGCTGCTGGCGTCGCGCAATGAAGCGCCGCGAGTCCGCTTGTCCGATATGGAATGGGTGCGCTACGCCGAGCGCATCGCCGGTTGCATGCTGCTGTTTTCCGCCTGTATTGATGGCGCGCTAACACTTGATTTCGCGCTGTATGAGGGCCGGCACGCGATGTATGTGCTGGCGGTCGGCTACACCCTGTTGTTGCCAACCTTAGCGTTAGCGGTGGTGATGGTGGCGCAAAGTACTTTGCACGTGGCCGAAGAAGAACCGCAAGCGAGCGCGCCGGACTCTGTCGTTGAGCAAAGCGATAACAGTGCCATGAGCGATGAACACGCACAGGCGATTCTGACGCGACTCGATGCACTGATGAACGAAAAGCAGGCATTTCTTGACCCGGATTTAACCCTGGATCGTCTGGCACGCAAACTGACGATTCCCGCCAGGCAGATTTCAATGGCGGTCAATCAGATTCACGGCCGCAACATCTCAAAAATACTCAATGAGTATCGCATCGAGTACGCCAAGCAGCGTTTGCTACGCAGCGATGAGAGCATTACGCAGGTCTATCTGAATTCCGGTTTTCAAACCAAATCCAACTTCAATCGTGAATTCAGCCGCGTGACCGGACTGACGCCCAGCGGCTTTCGCAAGAGTGTGAACTGA
- the dsdA gene encoding D-serine ammonia-lyase, which translates to MTDALIERFPLLKQLIALQETQWFNPNITTLAEGLPHVGLSEQDVQDAAARLRRFAPYIEQVFPETAVNQGIIESPLVTIDHMRRALQSHYQTDMPGKLLLKLDSHLPISGSIKARGGIYEVLAHAEQLALQAGLLHLEDDYRTLASDELRHFFSQHQIAVGSTGNLGLSIGIMSAKLGFRVTVHMSADAREWKKAKLRSHGVTVVEYDSDYGVAVEQGRAQAQNDPSCFFIDDENSRTLFLGYAVAGERLKAQLAQREIRVDAEHPLFVYLPCGVGGGPGGVAFGLKLAFGDHVHCLFAEPTHSPCMLLGVHTGLHDAICVQDLGIDNLTAADGLAVGRASGFVGRAMERLLDGYYTVSDETLFTLLKMLSDYEQIQPEPSALAGMKGPVVAQRDHGYLAQHGFSDAQLSRATHLVWATGGGMVPKDEMDKYLRS; encoded by the coding sequence ATGACCGATGCCCTTATTGAACGATTTCCATTGCTCAAACAGCTCATTGCGCTACAAGAAACGCAATGGTTCAACCCCAACATCACCACACTGGCGGAAGGCCTGCCCCATGTTGGCCTGAGTGAGCAAGACGTGCAGGATGCGGCTGCAAGGCTGCGCCGCTTCGCGCCGTATATTGAACAGGTGTTTCCTGAAACCGCCGTCAACCAGGGCATCATCGAATCGCCGCTGGTCACCATCGATCACATGCGCCGTGCGCTGCAATCTCACTACCAAACCGACATGCCGGGCAAGCTGCTGCTCAAACTCGACAGCCACCTGCCGATTTCGGGCTCGATCAAAGCGCGAGGCGGGATTTACGAAGTATTGGCTCACGCCGAACAACTTGCGCTGCAAGCGGGTTTACTTCACCTTGAAGACGATTACCGCACGCTGGCAAGTGATGAACTGCGCCACTTTTTCTCGCAGCATCAAATTGCCGTCGGTTCCACCGGAAATCTCGGCCTATCGATTGGCATCATGAGCGCCAAACTCGGCTTTCGCGTCACGGTACACATGTCGGCCGATGCCCGTGAATGGAAAAAAGCCAAACTGCGCTCACATGGCGTCACCGTGGTGGAATACGACAGTGACTACGGCGTCGCCGTTGAACAAGGGCGCGCACAAGCGCAAAACGATCCGAGCTGCTTTTTCATCGACGATGAAAACTCCCGTACGCTATTTCTGGGCTACGCGGTGGCCGGCGAGCGCCTCAAAGCGCAGTTGGCACAGCGTGAAATTCGCGTCGACGCCGAGCATCCGCTGTTTGTTTACCTGCCGTGCGGCGTCGGCGGTGGCCCGGGCGGTGTCGCCTTTGGCCTCAAACTCGCGTTTGGCGATCACGTGCACTGCCTGTTTGCCGAACCCACTCACTCGCCGTGCATGCTGCTTGGCGTGCATACCGGTTTGCACGATGCTATCTGCGTGCAGGATTTGGGCATCGATAACCTCACAGCAGCCGATGGCCTCGCGGTCGGGCGCGCATCGGGTTTTGTCGGCCGCGCCATGGAGCGCCTGCTCGATGGCTACTACACCGTCAGCGACGAAACGTTATTTACGCTGCTGAAAATGCTCAGCGATTACGAACAGATTCAGCCCGAACCGTCAGCCTTGGCGGGCATGAAAGGGCCGGTGGTCGCACAGCGCGATCACGGCTATCTCGCTCAGCATGGTTTCAGTGACGCCCAACTCAGCCGCGCCACGCACTTGGTGTGGGCAACCGGGGGCGGCATGGTGCCGAAAGACGAAATGGACAAATACCTGCGCAGCTAG
- a CDS encoding carboxymuconolactone decarboxylase family protein gives MSKRINYIHIAPQAMEILYTQEAYFHDQFRQSDTMNMTIWELVKLRVSQINQCAFCIDMHSKDALKMGEQPERIWGLSAWKDMPLYSEAERVALAWAELLTAGQPVEDDAYQLTLNTFGDKAMVNLTVAVNAINSWNRIVKVFKPQVGLYQPN, from the coding sequence ATGTCAAAACGCATCAACTACATCCACATCGCACCGCAAGCCATGGAAATTTTGTACACGCAAGAAGCGTACTTCCATGACCAGTTTCGTCAGTCGGACACCATGAATATGACCATCTGGGAACTGGTAAAGTTGCGTGTGTCGCAAATTAATCAGTGCGCTTTCTGTATCGACATGCACAGCAAAGACGCGCTCAAAATGGGTGAGCAGCCCGAGCGAATCTGGGGACTGAGTGCCTGGAAAGACATGCCACTTTACAGCGAGGCCGAACGCGTGGCGTTGGCGTGGGCAGAACTGCTGACGGCGGGTCAACCGGTGGAGGATGACGCCTATCAGCTCACCTTGAATACCTTTGGCGATAAAGCTATGGTGAACCTGACGGTGGCGGTGAATGCCATCAACAGCTGGAACCGGATAGTGAAAGTGTTTAAGCCGCAGGTGGGACTGTATCAACCCAACTAA